A portion of the Rhodococcus pseudokoreensis genome contains these proteins:
- a CDS encoding 4-hydroxyphenylacetate 3-hydroxylase family protein codes for MIRTGDEYRESIRDGREVWVDGERVKDVADHPMFKPIVDVRARIYDLAHDEATQDAMTYVDPDSGERNAIANKLPRTQQDWLDKRAAVDLVLDDTRGVVTRVGDETIGEMWSLFDGQDVLNEVDPRFSENIRRHLERSVREDPFHVSANTDPKGDRSKAPQDQDPDMLLHVVKETDNGIVVRGAKYETAAAYSNQAFTKPTIANWGNSELSDYAVGFVLDMGAPGLKYISRNGFAGRAPAADYPLANRVDEVESLVVFDNVEIPWEDVLFYRHTRAATFIRSTLHRYSAFPFVQRTLHLADLMIGSALWNVKQSGLEKQQAVQEKLAQLACYRETINAHLTAAISLAEPSPGGLLMPNQSLLYTGRVMALSQLPAMMHFARELCGGQICITPDAATFADPDVAPWLEKFYSINDNWVADDRRKLLAFARDLLNSDYAGHRLTFQLFAQSPPFAQLAAVYRNFDFDGPLGLVKAAAGLSDNVDGGAA; via the coding sequence ATGATCCGCACCGGAGACGAATACAGGGAGTCCATCAGGGACGGCCGCGAGGTCTGGGTCGACGGGGAACGCGTCAAGGACGTCGCCGACCATCCCATGTTCAAGCCGATCGTCGACGTGCGGGCCCGCATCTACGACCTCGCGCACGACGAGGCCACGCAGGACGCGATGACGTACGTCGACCCCGACTCCGGCGAACGCAACGCCATCGCCAACAAACTGCCCCGCACCCAGCAGGACTGGCTCGACAAGCGGGCCGCCGTCGACCTGGTGCTCGATGACACCCGAGGTGTCGTCACCCGCGTCGGCGACGAGACCATCGGCGAGATGTGGTCGCTGTTCGACGGGCAGGACGTCCTCAACGAGGTGGACCCGCGCTTCTCGGAGAACATCCGCCGCCACCTCGAGCGGTCGGTCCGGGAGGACCCGTTCCACGTGTCGGCGAACACCGACCCCAAGGGCGACCGGTCCAAGGCCCCGCAGGACCAGGACCCCGACATGCTTCTGCACGTCGTGAAGGAGACCGACAACGGCATCGTCGTGCGCGGCGCGAAGTACGAGACCGCCGCCGCGTATTCCAACCAGGCGTTCACCAAGCCGACCATCGCGAACTGGGGCAACAGTGAACTGTCCGACTACGCCGTCGGATTCGTGCTCGACATGGGTGCGCCGGGGCTGAAGTACATCTCCCGCAACGGGTTCGCCGGCCGCGCACCCGCCGCCGACTACCCGCTCGCCAACCGGGTCGACGAGGTCGAGTCGCTCGTCGTGTTCGACAACGTCGAGATCCCCTGGGAGGACGTGCTGTTCTACCGGCACACCCGGGCCGCGACGTTCATCCGCTCCACCCTGCACCGCTACAGCGCGTTCCCGTTCGTGCAGCGCACCCTGCACCTCGCCGACCTCATGATCGGATCGGCGCTGTGGAACGTCAAGCAGAGCGGGCTCGAGAAGCAGCAGGCCGTGCAGGAGAAGCTCGCCCAGCTCGCCTGCTATCGGGAGACGATCAACGCCCACCTCACCGCCGCGATCTCGCTGGCCGAGCCCAGCCCCGGCGGTCTGCTCATGCCCAACCAGTCCCTGCTCTACACCGGCCGGGTGATGGCGCTCAGCCAGCTGCCCGCGATGATGCACTTCGCCCGCGAACTGTGCGGCGGCCAGATCTGCATCACCCCGGACGCCGCCACGTTCGCAGACCCGGACGTCGCGCCGTGGCTGGAGAAGTTCTACTCCATCAACGACAACTGGGTGGCCGACGACCGCCGCAAGCTCCTCGCGTTCGCCCGCGACCTGCTCAACAGCGACTATGCCGGGCACCGGCTGACGTTCCAGCTCTTCGCCCAGTCGCCGCCGTTCGCGCAGCTCGCCGCCGTGTACCGCAACTTCGACTTCGACGGGCCGCTCGGCCTGGTCAAGGCCGCGGCGGGACTGTCCGACAACGTCGACGGCGGTGCGGCATGA
- a CDS encoding RidA family protein, whose translation MTTHTRIRPFNTRETYPEQNLDNDLAQAVVAGGVVYLRGQIGQDLDTRESVGIGDVEAQAEKAMANIAMLLEESGSRLEDVVKVTVYLVDVRYRETVYRVVGRWLKGVHPVSTGIVVDALARPEWLVEIDATAVISS comes from the coding sequence ATGACCACCCACACCCGCATCCGACCGTTCAACACCCGCGAGACGTACCCGGAGCAGAACCTCGACAACGATCTCGCGCAGGCCGTCGTCGCCGGCGGCGTCGTGTACCTCCGCGGGCAGATCGGCCAGGACCTCGACACGAGGGAGTCCGTCGGAATCGGCGACGTCGAGGCCCAGGCCGAGAAGGCGATGGCGAACATCGCGATGCTGCTCGAGGAATCGGGCAGCCGCCTGGAGGACGTCGTCAAGGTCACCGTCTACCTGGTCGACGTCCGGTACCGGGAGACTGTCTACCGGGTGGTCGGGCGCTGGCTGAAGGGTGTGCATCCGGTGTCCACCGGCATCGTCGTCGACGCCCTGGCCCGGCCCGAATGGCTCGTCGAGATCGACGCGACGGCAGTGATCAGCTCATGA
- a CDS encoding DUF1028 domain-containing protein yields the protein MTFSLVARDPAGAFGMVVCSSSPAVASRCLHVRSGVGVVASQNVTNPQLGPVGLDALASGENAEAALKSTLAQEKFPEYRQIVVVDADGGTAVHSGAQTLGIHSSAQGSGAAVAGNMLRDEGVIRSLLFGYVSSTAPTFEARLLDGLTAAVTAGGEAGPVHSAGMQVVEDVPWAVTDLRVDWHDDPVGELRRLWTVWEPQKRDYRVRGVDPTAAPSYGVPGDL from the coding sequence ATGACGTTCTCACTCGTCGCCCGTGATCCCGCAGGCGCGTTCGGGATGGTCGTCTGCTCCTCCAGCCCCGCCGTGGCGTCGCGCTGCCTGCACGTGCGGTCCGGCGTCGGTGTCGTCGCCTCCCAGAACGTCACCAATCCGCAGCTGGGACCGGTCGGCCTCGACGCGCTCGCGTCGGGTGAGAACGCGGAAGCCGCGCTGAAATCCACACTCGCGCAAGAGAAATTCCCGGAGTACCGGCAGATCGTCGTCGTGGATGCGGACGGCGGAACCGCGGTGCACTCGGGAGCGCAGACGCTGGGCATCCACAGCAGCGCGCAGGGCAGCGGCGCCGCCGTCGCAGGCAACATGCTCCGCGACGAAGGCGTCATCCGGTCGCTGCTGTTCGGCTACGTGTCGAGCACCGCCCCGACGTTCGAGGCCCGGTTGCTCGACGGTCTCACCGCCGCGGTCACCGCCGGCGGTGAGGCCGGGCCCGTGCACTCCGCGGGAATGCAGGTGGTCGAGGACGTGCCGTGGGCCGTCACCGATCTGCGCGTCGACTGGCACGACGACCCGGTCGGCGAACTGCGCCGGCTGTGGACGGTGTGGGAACCGCAGAAGCGGGACTACCGGGTGCGGGGTGTCGACCCCACGGCCGCCCCGTCCTACGGCGTCCCGGGTGACCTGTGA
- a CDS encoding M20 family metallopeptidase has translation MSAGAAIRDGARRAEDRILALSHDLHAHPEVAWEEERSCGRVAGVLSDAGFTVEQQYVGLPTAFRAHVGTGPLHLAVCAEYDALPGLGHACGHNVISAISVGTALALAPLVDDLGVTLSVLGTPAEEGGGGKIDMLRRGAFEGVHAAVMAHPGPVDVARAEPYAVSHSHIRYDGKAAHAAAYPERGVNAADAFTVAQVAIGLLRQQLPASTRVHGMMTRGGEAPNAIPQRTEGRWYVRAETLDELARIEPRVARCFEAGAVATGCELTIAPESEPYSEFRTDEALLASYVRNAEGLGRVFRTGADSLMNRASTDMGNVSQVLPAIHPYIGIDSAPAVNHQAEFAAASAAPAADRAAVDGALALALTLYDAATDPGLRIHLLA, from the coding sequence GTGAGCGCCGGCGCCGCGATTCGTGACGGGGCCAGACGCGCCGAAGACCGGATCCTGGCACTGTCGCACGACCTGCACGCCCACCCGGAGGTCGCGTGGGAGGAGGAACGCTCGTGCGGCCGGGTCGCCGGCGTGCTCTCGGACGCCGGTTTCACGGTGGAGCAGCAGTACGTCGGGTTGCCCACCGCGTTCCGCGCGCACGTCGGCACCGGACCGTTGCACCTCGCAGTCTGCGCGGAATACGACGCGCTCCCCGGACTCGGGCACGCGTGCGGGCACAACGTCATCTCCGCCATCTCGGTGGGGACGGCACTGGCCCTCGCGCCGCTCGTCGACGACCTCGGCGTCACCCTGTCGGTGCTCGGCACCCCCGCCGAGGAGGGCGGGGGCGGCAAGATCGACATGCTGAGACGCGGGGCGTTCGAGGGCGTCCACGCCGCCGTCATGGCTCACCCGGGGCCGGTCGACGTCGCCCGCGCCGAGCCGTACGCGGTGTCCCACAGTCACATCCGATACGACGGCAAGGCCGCGCACGCCGCGGCGTACCCGGAGCGCGGCGTCAACGCGGCCGACGCGTTCACCGTCGCGCAGGTCGCCATCGGGCTGCTCCGGCAACAGCTTCCCGCGAGCACCCGCGTCCACGGGATGATGACGCGCGGGGGAGAAGCGCCCAACGCCATTCCCCAGCGCACCGAAGGTCGCTGGTACGTGCGCGCCGAGACCCTGGACGAGTTGGCCCGCATCGAACCCCGGGTCGCCCGCTGCTTCGAGGCCGGCGCCGTCGCCACCGGATGCGAACTGACCATCGCCCCCGAGAGCGAACCGTACTCGGAGTTCCGCACCGACGAAGCGCTGCTCGCGTCGTACGTCCGGAACGCGGAGGGTTTGGGCCGGGTGTTCCGCACCGGCGCCGACTCGCTGATGAACCGGGCGTCCACCGACATGGGCAACGTCTCGCAGGTGCTCCCCGCGATCCACCCCTACATCGGCATCGACTCGGCACCCGCCGTCAACCATCAGGCCGAATTCGCCGCGGCCAGCGCCGCACCCGCCGCCGACCGGGCCGCCGTCGACGGCGCCCTCGCGCTGGCCCTGACCCTGTACGACGCGGCGACCGACCCCGGTCTCCGCATCCACCTGCTCGCCTAG
- a CDS encoding aspartate ammonia-lyase: MSRIAQPVRTRVEHDLLGERDVPLDAHYGIHTLRALENFTITGTPIGRYPELVAALACVKQSAAVANRRIGLLDERRADAVVAACEQIRGGALHDQFVVDVIQGGAGTSTNMNANEVIANRGLELLGHRPGDYMFLHPLEHVNLSQSTNDVYPTALKVALQFAIRRLRAAMDALAEAFSAKAAEFTDHLKMGRTQLQDAVPMTLGQEFGAFAVMVREDAERLEEAALLVTEINLGGTAIGTGINAHPDYARLVCEELRAVTGLPLATATDLVEATQDVGSFVQLSGVLKRTAVKLSKMCNDLRLLSSGPRVGLGEINLPAVQAGSSIMPGKVNPVIPEVVNQVAFEVIGNDVTITVAAEGGQLQLNAFEPIIAHSLFASLSHLAAACEALSSRCVVGITANVAHMRAGVERSIGLVTALSPHIGYEAATRLAADALDSDRSVTELVLERGLLSDEELEGIMRLRRP, encoded by the coding sequence ATGTCCCGCATCGCCCAGCCCGTCCGCACACGCGTCGAACACGACCTGCTGGGGGAGCGGGACGTCCCGCTCGACGCCCACTACGGCATCCACACCCTGCGGGCGCTGGAAAACTTCACGATCACCGGCACCCCGATCGGCCGCTACCCGGAGTTGGTGGCGGCCCTGGCGTGCGTCAAGCAGTCGGCCGCGGTCGCGAATCGGCGTATTGGGTTGCTCGACGAGCGCCGCGCCGACGCCGTCGTCGCCGCCTGTGAGCAGATCCGTGGCGGCGCGCTGCACGACCAGTTCGTCGTCGACGTGATCCAGGGCGGGGCGGGCACGTCGACCAACATGAACGCCAACGAGGTGATCGCCAACCGCGGTCTCGAACTGCTCGGGCACCGGCCCGGCGACTACATGTTTCTGCATCCCCTCGAACACGTGAACCTGAGCCAGAGCACCAACGACGTCTACCCCACCGCTCTGAAGGTGGCGCTGCAGTTCGCGATTCGCCGACTCCGCGCCGCGATGGATGCACTCGCGGAAGCCTTCTCCGCGAAGGCCGCCGAGTTCACGGACCACCTGAAGATGGGACGCACCCAGCTGCAGGACGCCGTCCCCATGACCCTCGGCCAGGAGTTCGGGGCGTTTGCGGTGATGGTCCGGGAGGACGCCGAACGGCTCGAGGAAGCCGCGCTGCTCGTCACCGAGATCAACCTCGGTGGCACCGCCATCGGCACCGGAATCAACGCCCACCCCGACTACGCCCGGCTCGTGTGCGAGGAACTGCGCGCCGTCACCGGACTGCCGCTCGCGACCGCAACGGACCTCGTCGAGGCCACCCAGGACGTCGGCTCCTTCGTCCAGCTGTCGGGGGTGCTCAAACGCACCGCCGTGAAGCTGTCGAAGATGTGCAACGACCTGCGGCTGCTGTCGTCGGGGCCCCGCGTCGGGCTCGGTGAGATCAATCTCCCTGCGGTGCAGGCCGGGTCGTCCATCATGCCGGGCAAGGTCAACCCCGTCATCCCGGAGGTCGTCAACCAGGTGGCGTTCGAGGTCATCGGCAACGACGTCACCATCACCGTTGCCGCGGAAGGCGGCCAGTTGCAGCTGAACGCGTTCGAGCCGATCATCGCGCACAGCCTGTTCGCGTCGCTCAGCCACCTGGCCGCGGCCTGCGAGGCCCTCTCGTCCCGCTGCGTCGTCGGGATCACCGCCAACGTCGCGCACATGCGTGCCGGGGTGGAACGGTCGATCGGTCTGGTCACGGCGCTCAGCCCCCACATCGGCTACGAGGCGGCGACCCGGCTGGCGGCGGACGCCCTCGACTCGGACCGCAGCGTCACCGAACTGGTCCTCGAGCGCGGCCTCCTCAGCGACGAGGAGCTGGAAGGGATTATGCGCCTTCGGCGCCCGTGA
- a CDS encoding VOC family protein, with translation MSSFPGLTHVAITVSDLAASTAWYTTLFGSAPVLDEDEESGTFHHTVFALDGGMLFGLHTHPDSGAPARFDERQVGLDHIAFQCSPDALPGWVERLDALGIAHGGIKTAHYGSGISFRDPDNIALEFFAPPAPVSTS, from the coding sequence ATGTCCAGTTTCCCGGGCCTCACCCACGTCGCGATCACCGTGTCCGACCTGGCGGCCAGCACCGCCTGGTACACAACATTGTTCGGTTCGGCACCCGTCCTGGACGAGGACGAGGAATCGGGCACGTTCCACCACACGGTGTTCGCGCTCGACGGGGGCATGCTCTTCGGCCTGCACACCCATCCCGACAGCGGCGCCCCCGCCAGGTTCGACGAACGGCAGGTCGGGCTCGACCACATCGCGTTCCAGTGTTCCCCCGACGCACTGCCCGGATGGGTGGAGCGGCTCGACGCACTCGGCATCGCGCACGGGGGCATCAAAACGGCGCACTACGGGTCCGGAATCTCGTTCCGCGACCCGGACAACATTGCGCTGGAGTTCTTTGCGCCTCCGGCACCCGTGAGTACTTCTTAA
- a CDS encoding purine-cytosine permease family protein, producing the protein MPDTHAAPMLEKHTIGFVPESDRHGKVRDLFTLWFGGNLAPLPIVTGALGPSLFGLSLWWSLVAFVVGHLAGGALMALHSAQGPQMGIPQMIQSRGQFGTFGALIIVVIAAVMYLGFFSSNIVLAGQSMHGIVDGIPVDVGIVAGALGSAVICIIGYRLIHILNRIGTWVLGIGILVGFFAILTGDLPSDFLTRGDFNFAGWLATVSLGALWQIAFAPYVSDYSRYLPKTVGVPSTFWATYLGCTLGSFLAFAFGAVVTLAAPVGMGTMDGVKATTGSLGSVMLVLFLLSVISHNALNLYGAVLAIITSIQTFRARWIPTARARVILSTIILVAASVVAIALSADFVSHFVDLVVVLLVVLVPWTAINLIDFYIIHKGVYDLDSIFRFDGGIYGRFNWTAITAYLLGIIVQIPFMATSLYTGPVSAFLGGADLSWVAGLVVTGPIYLLLARRGPGRSAGAYAPGTRETARL; encoded by the coding sequence ATGCCCGACACCCACGCCGCCCCGATGCTGGAGAAGCACACCATCGGGTTCGTCCCGGAATCCGATCGCCACGGCAAGGTCCGTGACCTGTTCACGTTGTGGTTCGGCGGCAACCTCGCGCCGCTCCCGATCGTCACCGGCGCCCTCGGGCCCAGCCTGTTCGGACTCTCGCTGTGGTGGAGTCTCGTCGCGTTCGTCGTCGGGCACCTCGCCGGCGGCGCGCTGATGGCGCTGCATTCGGCGCAGGGACCCCAGATGGGGATCCCCCAGATGATCCAGAGCCGCGGACAGTTCGGCACCTTCGGCGCGCTCATCATCGTGGTGATCGCCGCCGTCATGTACCTCGGCTTCTTCTCGTCGAACATCGTCCTGGCCGGCCAGTCGATGCACGGGATCGTCGACGGCATCCCCGTCGACGTCGGGATCGTGGCCGGCGCTCTCGGTTCCGCCGTCATCTGCATCATCGGGTACCGGTTGATCCACATCCTCAACCGCATCGGCACCTGGGTTCTCGGAATCGGGATCCTCGTGGGGTTCTTCGCCATCCTCACCGGCGACCTGCCGTCGGACTTCCTCACGCGCGGCGACTTCAACTTCGCCGGGTGGCTGGCCACCGTGTCGCTCGGTGCGCTCTGGCAGATCGCGTTCGCGCCCTACGTCTCCGACTACTCGCGGTACCTGCCCAAAACCGTGGGCGTCCCGTCGACGTTCTGGGCGACGTACCTCGGCTGCACCCTCGGCTCGTTCCTCGCGTTCGCGTTCGGCGCGGTCGTCACCCTCGCCGCACCCGTCGGCATGGGCACGATGGACGGCGTCAAGGCCACGACCGGAAGCCTCGGCAGCGTCATGCTGGTGCTGTTCCTGCTCAGCGTGATCAGCCACAACGCGCTGAACCTCTACGGCGCCGTCCTCGCCATCATCACGTCGATCCAGACGTTCCGCGCGCGCTGGATTCCGACCGCCCGCGCCCGGGTGATCCTCTCGACGATCATCCTCGTCGCGGCGTCCGTCGTCGCCATCGCGCTGTCGGCCGACTTCGTCTCGCACTTCGTCGATCTGGTGGTCGTGCTCCTGGTGGTCCTGGTGCCGTGGACGGCGATCAACCTCATCGACTTCTACATCATCCACAAGGGTGTCTACGACCTCGACTCGATCTTCCGTTTCGACGGCGGCATCTACGGCCGGTTCAACTGGACGGCCATCACCGCGTACCTGCTCGGCATCATCGTCCAGATCCCGTTCATGGCCACGTCCCTCTACACGGGGCCGGTGTCGGCGTTCCTCGGCGGCGCCGACCTGTCCTGGGTGGCCGGGCTGGTGGTGACCGGGCCCATCTACCTGCTCCTGGCGCGTCGCGGTCCCGGCCGCTCCGCCGGCGCGTACGCCCCCGGCACGCGTGAGACCGCACGGCTCTAG
- a CDS encoding DUF429 domain-containing protein encodes MRTVGVDLAAEPKKTALAVVDWSDGVARVESIRLGVGNDAIAEAVLACDRTGIDAPFGWPDAFVRMVSEHHAGRLPATGGLANREGRRPLTKRRTDLAVQAATGMAPLSVSADLIAHVALRCAGILAELGDLGVDVGRVDGRVVEAYPAAALRTWGLVSRGYKSVQNRVTLGELVDAFLAAADWMELGAFQTICRESDDALDAVLAAVIARAAALGCTALPEGGDRDVAEREGWIHVPTADLQSLRP; translated from the coding sequence GTGCGCACCGTGGGAGTCGACCTGGCGGCCGAGCCGAAGAAGACGGCCCTGGCCGTCGTCGACTGGTCCGACGGCGTGGCCCGCGTGGAGTCCATCCGGCTGGGAGTCGGCAACGATGCGATCGCCGAGGCCGTCCTGGCGTGCGACAGGACCGGTATCGACGCACCGTTCGGCTGGCCCGACGCGTTCGTCCGGATGGTGTCCGAGCACCACGCCGGCCGACTGCCCGCGACCGGCGGTCTCGCGAACCGCGAGGGACGTCGCCCGCTGACCAAGCGGCGCACCGACCTCGCGGTGCAGGCCGCGACGGGAATGGCGCCGCTCAGCGTGTCGGCGGACCTCATCGCGCACGTCGCCTTGCGCTGCGCCGGCATCCTCGCCGAACTCGGCGACCTGGGCGTCGACGTCGGACGCGTCGACGGCCGGGTGGTGGAGGCGTATCCGGCGGCGGCGCTGCGCACCTGGGGGCTGGTGTCACGCGGATACAAGAGCGTGCAGAACCGGGTGACGCTGGGGGAGTTGGTCGACGCGTTCCTCGCCGCCGCGGACTGGATGGAACTCGGTGCCTTCCAGACGATCTGCCGGGAATCGGACGACGCACTCGACGCCGTGCTCGCCGCTGTCATCGCGCGGGCCGCGGCCCTCGGCTGCACGGCGCTACCCGAAGGCGGCGACCGCGACGTCGCCGAGCGGGAGGGGTGGATTCACGTGCCGACGGCGGACCTGCAGTCGCTGCGGCCCTAG
- a CDS encoding DNA alkylation repair protein — MAELAALEDPKIRAVNERHGDDHGVNLTKLRAVAKSLKTQHDLAGELWATGDTAARLVAILICRPKAFSASELDAMLRDARVPKVHGWLVSYVVKKSPHVEELRVAWFADSDPVVASAGWALTSDRVAKDSGDLDLPELLDLIEAHMKDAPDRLQWAMNECLANIGIHHPELRARAIGIGERLEVLKDYPTPPNCTSPYAPIWINEIVRRQTQS; from the coding sequence ATGGCGGAACTGGCGGCCCTGGAAGATCCGAAGATCCGCGCCGTGAACGAACGCCACGGCGACGACCACGGGGTCAACCTCACCAAGCTGCGCGCGGTCGCCAAGAGTCTCAAGACTCAGCACGACCTCGCCGGCGAGCTGTGGGCGACGGGCGACACCGCAGCCCGTCTCGTCGCGATCCTGATCTGCCGCCCCAAGGCGTTCAGCGCGTCCGAGTTGGACGCCATGCTCCGCGACGCCCGCGTCCCCAAGGTGCACGGCTGGCTCGTCAGCTATGTCGTCAAGAAGAGCCCGCACGTCGAGGAACTGCGCGTGGCGTGGTTCGCCGACTCCGACCCGGTCGTCGCGAGCGCCGGCTGGGCGCTGACCAGCGACCGCGTGGCGAAGGACTCCGGCGACCTCGATCTGCCCGAACTCCTCGACCTGATCGAGGCGCACATGAAGGACGCGCCGGACCGCCTGCAGTGGGCCATGAACGAATGCCTCGCCAACATCGGCATCCATCACCCCGAGCTTCGTGCCCGCGCGATCGGCATCGGCGAACGCCTCGAAGTGCTGAAGGACTACCCGACCCCGCCCAATTGCACGTCCCCGTACGCGCCGATCTGGATCAACGAGATCGTCCGCCGCCAGACACAGAGCTAG
- a CDS encoding tellurite resistance TerB family protein, with amino-acid sequence MAFWDQLKAKAFEMNGQLKTKTAQFQNKEFANASMAMCALIAAADGTIDPSERQKTAGLITSNEALSVFPSDELSQKFDWYCSKLQSDFEFGKIEATATIAKLKTKQDQARAVIQIGIVIGGADGNFDQNERNVVRDACFAVGIAPAEFEL; translated from the coding sequence ATGGCTTTCTGGGATCAGCTGAAGGCAAAGGCGTTCGAGATGAACGGTCAGCTCAAGACCAAGACGGCGCAGTTCCAGAACAAGGAGTTCGCCAACGCCTCGATGGCCATGTGCGCCCTCATCGCCGCGGCGGACGGGACCATCGACCCGTCCGAGCGGCAGAAGACGGCGGGGCTGATCACCAGCAACGAGGCGCTCAGTGTGTTCCCGTCGGACGAGCTGAGCCAGAAGTTCGACTGGTACTGCAGCAAGCTGCAGTCCGATTTCGAGTTCGGCAAGATCGAGGCCACGGCCACCATCGCGAAGCTGAAGACCAAGCAGGACCAGGCTCGGGCCGTCATCCAGATCGGCATCGTCATCGGCGGCGCCGACGGCAACTTCGACCAGAACGAGCGAAACGTGGTGCGCGACGCCTGTTTCGCGGTCGGTATCGCGCCGGCCGAATTCGAACTCTGA